Proteins co-encoded in one Brassica oleracea var. oleracea cultivar TO1000 chromosome C4, BOL, whole genome shotgun sequence genomic window:
- the LOC106338605 gene encoding L-type lectin-domain containing receptor kinase S.4-like produces the protein METLVFSWLLFICFTHLASSTTQDFSFIGFKNASPNLILSGVAGIADTGALRLTTDTSRMTGHAFYSSPIRFKPPGQNRTLSFSTSFVIVMVPEYVTLGGHGLAFAITSTPDLQNSLPSQYFGLLNSSRANFSSNFLAVEFDTVRDLDFDDINDNHVGIDINTLESSTSTPAGYFLPNTTKKELFLDSGRVFQAWVDYDSDKKKLDVKLSPLSEKPKLSLLSYNVDLSSVFGDEMYVGFSASTGMLASSHYILGWNFNMSGEALSLSLPSLPRPPRPIKKKSPGLILGVYLSCSLLIITVLVAAAMFFIKRAKDDDRVEEWELEFGPHRFAYRELKKATNGFGDKELLGSGGFGKVYKGKLQDSDEFVAVKRISHESRQGVREFMSEVSSIGHLRHRNLVQLLGWCRRRQDLLLVYDYMPNGSLDMYLFHENPKVILTWKQRFKIIKGVASGLLYLHEGWEQTVIHRDIKAANVLLDGEMNGRVGDFGLAKLYEHGSNPGATRVVGTFGYLAPELTKSGKLTTSTDVYAFGAVLLEVTCGRRPIETNALPEELIMVDWIWSRWQSGDIRDVVDRRLNGEFDEEEVVMVIKLGLLCSNNSPEVRPTMRQVVMYLEKQHPSPEVVPAPDFLDKNDSMCVDDGSGNVGEFEDFVDSARFLSRPHETTTSSIFSSADKTKTDRR, from the exons ATGGAGACCTTAGTCTTCAGCTGGCTACTCTTCATCTGCTTCACACACTTGGCTTCATCTACAACCCAAGACTTCTCTTTCATTGGCTTCAAAAACGCCTCTCCAAATCTAATATTGTCCGGAGTTGCGGGGATAGCCGACACAGGAGCTCTCAGGCTCACAACAGACACAAGTCGCATGACCGGTCACGCCTTCTACTCCTCACCAATCCGGTTCAAGCCACCCGGTCAAAACCGAACTCTCTCCTTCTCCACCTCTTTTGTAATAGTCATGGTTCCAGAGTACGTCACGCTTGGAGGCCACGGACTTGCCTTCGCCATCACGTCAACTCCAGATCTCCAAAATTCTCTTCCTAGCCAGTACTTCGGCCTTTTGAATTCAAGCCGAGCTAACTTCTCTAGCAACTTCTTAGCTGTGGAGTTTGATACCGTCAGAGACTTGGACTTCGATGATATCAATGATAACCACGTTGGCATCGATATAAACACTCTTGAATCAAGTACTTCAACTCCAGCTGGCTATTTTCTACCTAACACAACCAAAAAGGAGCTTTTCTTAGACAGTGGTCGAGTGTTTCAAGCTTGGGTTGATTATGATTCAGACAAGAAAAAGTTAGATGTTAAGCTCTCTCCATTGTCCGAGAAACCAAAGTTGTCTCTCCTCTCTTACAATGTAGATCTGTCCTCTGTCTTTGGAGATGAGATGTATGTTGGTTTCTCTGCTTCCACCGGTATGCTAGCTAGTTCTCATTACATCTTGGGTTGGAACTTTAACATGAGTGGAGAAGCTTTGTCTCTGTCTTTACCATCTCTCCCTCGGCCTCCACGTCCTATCAAGAAGAAGAGCCCTGGCTTGATCCTTGGAGTGTATCTCTCGTGTTCGCTTTTGATCATCACGGTTCTTGTCGCTGCAGCGATGTTTTTTATAAAAAGGGCAAAAGATGATGATAGAGTTGAAGAGTGGGAGCTTGAGTTTGGTCCGCATAGATTTGCTTATAGAGAGTTGAAGAAAGCTACTAATGGTTTTGGGGACAAGGAGCTTCTCGGGTCTGGTGGATTTGGGAAAGTATACAAAGGAAAGCTTCAAGATTCAGACGAGTTTGTAGCCGTCAAGAGAATCTCTCACGAGTCAAGACAAGGTGTGCGAGAGTTCATGTCTGAGGTCTCCAGCATTGGTCACCTCAGGCATAGGAACCTTGTTCAGTTACTAGGTTGGTGTCGAAGGAGACAAGATCTGCTTCTGGTATATGATTACATGCCTAATGGAAGCTTAGACATGTACTTGTTCCACGAAAACCCTAAAGTTATCTTAACGTGGAAGCAACGTTTCAAAATTATCAAAGGGGTTGCTTCTGGCTTACTCTACCTTCATGAAGGATGGGAGCAAACGGTTATTCACCGTGACATTAAAGCCGCAAACGTTTTGTTAGACGGTGAAATGAACGGGCGGGTTGGAGATTTCGGTCTTGCTAAGCTATATGAGCATGGATCGAATCCGGGAGCTACAAGAGTGGTTGGTACGTTTGGGTACTTAGCACCAGAACTTACTAAATCAGGAAAGTTAACAACAAGCACTGATGTTTATGCGTTTGGTGCGGTTCTCTTAGAAGTAACTTGTGGTAGAAGACCTATAGAGACAAACGCGTTACCGGAAGAGCTTATAATGGTTGATTGGATTTGGTCAAGGTGGCAAAGTGGAGACATTAGAGATGTTGTGGACAGGAGATTGAACGGTGAGTTTGATGAGGAGGAAGTGGTTATGGTTATCAAACTAGGGCTTCTATGTTCTAACAACTCCCCTGAGGTTAGGCCTACGATGAGACAAGTGGTTATGTATCTAGAGAAGCAGCATCCGTCCCCGGAAGTTGTCCCTGCGCCGGATTTTTTAGATAAGAATGATAGCATGTGTGTTGATGATGGAAGTGGTAATGTTGGAGAGTTTGAGGATTTTGTGGATTCAGCTAGGTTTTTAAGTAGACCGCATGAGAC TACTACTTCGTCTATATTCTCATCCGCCGATAAAACTAAAACCGATCGGAGATGA
- the LOC106338604 gene encoding MATH domain and coiled-coil domain-containing protein At2g42470-like, which produces MSCLVSLDKAPHSISDTELSNARSELIDLTEAGFKLDWLKTKLDEVSLERKKANANVSYVLELEEHIKNLKVELNKEKVKSAAKFLSLEQEVSALKYELNKDARSST; this is translated from the coding sequence ATGTCCTGCTTGGTCTCATTGGACAAGGCTCCACATAGCATCTCCGATACTGAGCTAAGCAACGCTCGCAGCGAGTTGATTGATCTAACAGAAGCGGGCTTTAAGCTAGACTGGTTGAAGACAAAGCTTGATGAGGTTTCCTTGGAGAGGAAGAAGGCAAATGCTAATGTTTCTTATGTCCTAGAACTCGAGGAACATATCAAGAATCTTAAAGTTGAACTGAATAAAGAGAAGGTCAAATCTGCTGCCAAATTTTTGTCACTGGAGCAGGAGGTGTCAGCTCTCAAATATGAGCTGAACAAGGACGCAAGATCTTCCACTTAA